GGTCCTGGATGAGCTGCATGATCATCTCCAATCCCAGCTTAGCATCCCGACGGAAATCGAATGATTCCGCGACTCCGACGCCGTCGTCGGCCACTTCCAGGATCAATTCATCCGTCGGCGAGAGATAGAGAGAGACTTTTATGCGCCCATCGCGTCCGTTCGGAAAGCCATGAATAAAGGCATTCGTAAGCAATTCGGCAAACACAAATCCCAGTTTGACGCCTGCATCCCACGATACCTGCAAAGATTCAGCCGAGAAATCGAGGTGGCTTCGGTTCGTCAGATATGAAAAATCCTGGCGAATATAGCGAGTAAGATCATCCAAATACGCTGCCAGATCCAGTGACCAAAGATTTTTTGTTTCGTAGAGCCGTCTTTGCACCAAAGCAAGAGAAAGAATTTTAGTCTTTAGATCTTTTAACGACAAAAGTACTTTTTCGTCGCTTTCCTTGCGCGCACGCAATTCAATAAATGAGATGATCATCTGGAGATTGTTGTTGATGCGGCCGTAGAACTCTTCGAACAATCTCTGCCTTTCCTGCAGGGCCTGCTGCAGCTTTTCCTCCACCTGCTTTTTCTCGGTAATGTCGCGCGCCGTTCCTTCGATAGCAATAAGGTTTCCATTCTCGTCATAGACGGGAATATTGATTTGCTCCGTCCAAACGATGCGGCCGTCCTTATGCAGCCAACGCAACTGGATCGGCCGGTAGAAAAAATCGCGACCTTGACGGATGGTGTCCAAGGCGGCTAAATCATCCGGATGCACAATTTTCATACCGAGTTCCGGATCCGCATAATGTTCTTCCGGCGTATAGCCGACGATTCGCGTCGAAGCGGGGTTGACGTACTCAAAGCCCGGTGTCGGCGAAAGGCGATAGCGGTAAATTAGGTCCGGTGAATTTTCCGCCAGACGACGAAAGCGCTCCTGCGCCTCGTGCAGCGCATCCGCCCGTCGTTGCGACTCCAACACCATTTG
This genomic interval from candidate division KSB1 bacterium contains the following:
- a CDS encoding response regulator; this encodes METRGKIRVLCVDDLASDRLLIRHALEKESDDFEMIEAVDADSFHHLLEKGGFDVVLTDFNILGFEGLEIIRRVKQKYPRMPVIVVTGTGSEEVAVKALKQGADDYVIKTPHHIAQLPHTIQMVLESQRRADALHEAQERFRRLAENSPDLIYRYRLSPTPGFEYVNPASTRIVGYTPEEHYADPELGMKIVHPDDLAALDTIRQGRDFFYRPIQLRWLHKDGRIVWTEQINIPVYDENGNLIAIEGTARDITEKKQVEEKLQQALQERQRLFEEFYGRINNNLQMIISFIELRARKESDEKVLLSLKDLKTKILSLALVQRRLYETKNLWSLDLAAYLDDLTRYIRQDFSYLTNRSHLDFSAESLQVSWDAGVKLGFVFAELLTNAFIHGFPNGRDGRIKVSLYLSPTDELILEVADDGVGVAESFDFRRDAKLGLEMIMQLIQDLFSGRLELMGRRGLHWKITIPKKGYQPQQNPAA